Proteins from a single region of Chryseobacterium sp. W4I1:
- a CDS encoding MarC family protein — protein sequence MEILNDFSIKEIVTCFMVLFAVIDIIGSVPIVVSLQQKFGQIEAGKASITAGVIMIVFLFVGNKILKLIGVDVNSFAIAGAFVIFIIALEMILGIEINKTTEAKAASIVPIAFPLVAGAGTLTTTLSLRAEFHDINIILGIVLNTIFVYLVLKSAKWLENKMGEATLSILQKVFGIILLAISIKLFTANFAQLVQNYINF from the coding sequence ATGGAAATATTGAATGATTTCTCTATTAAAGAGATCGTGACCTGCTTTATGGTTCTTTTTGCCGTAATTGATATTATTGGCTCTGTTCCTATTGTGGTAAGCCTTCAGCAAAAGTTTGGGCAGATTGAAGCCGGTAAGGCATCTATTACCGCTGGAGTAATCATGATTGTTTTTCTGTTCGTGGGAAACAAAATCCTTAAACTGATTGGTGTCGATGTGAATTCATTTGCCATAGCAGGAGCTTTTGTGATTTTTATCATAGCCCTTGAAATGATCCTTGGCATTGAGATCAACAAAACTACCGAAGCAAAGGCTGCATCCATTGTCCCTATTGCATTTCCTCTGGTAGCAGGAGCAGGAACGCTGACAACCACCTTATCTCTCAGAGCTGAGTTCCATGATATTAATATTATTTTAGGAATTGTTCTCAATACAATTTTCGTATATTTGGTGCTGAAATCAGCGAAGTGGCTGGAAAACAAAATGGGAGAGGCTACTCTGTCTATTCTTCAGAAAGTTTTCGGGATCATTCTTTTGGCGATTTCAATAAAATTATTCACCGCTAACTTTGCCCAATTGGTGCAGAACTATATTAATTTTTAA
- a CDS encoding BatD family protein, with the protein MQKKLFYILFLISSVISYGQVNLFMESDKAEYNGKDVVNLTIVLELNGIDLEPQTRFQLPDLSKFNIIGSGSVTNTLIDPATNTLVTQKVSRIALEPKKKGKIKIGSVLVTVNNKIYKTEPFDVNIKEIIDRKSLAGNMASEMYMNMEIEDRDVYQDQATFAVLKVYSKNMDNFRKVKDVRLPQQDNLNVHPISFSKSEIDPSGAGNMASQVVAVFMVFPNEAGYVEVPAVSASVTSYANKNKIVSNKVKLNVKKLPEGSPDCFKNAVGNFNVNVYNPSKDKIEVEKPIHVIVKVSGEGNLPDMHLPKIISSPDYEVFTPKITSKVVPGSTGMKGEILANYVIVPKKSGAIAIQTEQFAFFDPASKEYVDLGKKTLALNAFSHDQILESRTTVEKVNEYTNTLLETVNTPVLKTTTLKVKEKSKFHWNILLTNIAILVGLFLIYLVFKTWQKKRSLVRETASPKPLGSVAETEKEIRETLKTDINDYFSYLENLKDNEDYPKFFGTLEEMDQDVRKQYFQSSSDDFRTFLESYKGSSVAEEYRNLSQRIQMEKYSPLKSREGIEELLKAVVNLYSQISK; encoded by the coding sequence ATGCAGAAAAAACTGTTTTACATATTATTCCTTATTTCATCTGTAATCTCTTACGGACAGGTTAACCTGTTCATGGAATCTGATAAAGCAGAATACAACGGAAAGGATGTTGTAAACCTTACCATCGTTCTGGAGCTTAATGGAATCGACCTGGAGCCTCAAACGCGTTTTCAGCTTCCCGACCTTTCAAAATTCAATATTATCGGAAGCGGATCCGTAACCAATACGCTGATTGATCCGGCAACGAATACCCTTGTTACACAAAAAGTATCCAGAATTGCACTTGAGCCTAAAAAAAAGGGAAAAATCAAGATTGGTTCTGTCTTAGTAACCGTTAATAATAAGATTTATAAAACCGAGCCTTTCGATGTTAATATAAAAGAAATTATTGATAGGAAATCTCTTGCCGGCAACATGGCCAGCGAGATGTATATGAATATGGAGATCGAAGACCGGGATGTATATCAGGATCAGGCTACATTTGCTGTTTTAAAGGTATATTCTAAAAATATGGACAACTTCAGAAAAGTGAAAGATGTCCGTCTTCCGCAGCAGGATAATCTCAATGTACACCCTATAAGCTTCAGCAAATCAGAAATTGATCCTTCAGGTGCCGGTAATATGGCCTCACAGGTTGTAGCTGTGTTTATGGTATTTCCGAATGAAGCAGGCTATGTGGAAGTTCCGGCAGTATCTGCTTCTGTAACTTCATATGCCAATAAAAATAAAATTGTTTCCAACAAGGTCAAGCTCAATGTAAAAAAACTTCCCGAAGGTTCACCTGATTGTTTTAAAAATGCAGTCGGGAACTTTAACGTGAATGTTTATAACCCTTCAAAAGATAAAATTGAGGTTGAAAAACCTATCCATGTTATTGTAAAAGTTTCGGGAGAAGGGAACCTTCCTGATATGCATCTTCCGAAGATCATTTCTTCTCCGGATTATGAAGTCTTTACGCCAAAAATTACCTCTAAAGTAGTTCCCGGAAGTACAGGAATGAAAGGTGAAATTCTGGCCAACTATGTGATCGTTCCTAAAAAGTCGGGAGCTATTGCAATTCAGACCGAGCAGTTTGCTTTCTTTGATCCTGCAAGTAAAGAGTATGTAGATCTTGGTAAGAAAACGCTTGCCTTAAATGCTTTCTCGCATGATCAGATCCTTGAATCCCGTACTACGGTTGAAAAGGTAAATGAATATACCAATACGCTTTTAGAAACGGTCAATACACCTGTTTTGAAAACAACAACGCTGAAAGTAAAGGAAAAGAGCAAGTTCCATTGGAATATTCTTTTGACCAATATTGCTATTTTAGTAGGTTTATTTTTAATTTATCTGGTATTTAAGACTTGGCAAAAAAAACGATCGTTAGTTAGAGAAACGGCATCTCCAAAACCACTTGGTTCTGTGGCTGAAACAGAAAAAGAAATAAGGGAGACACTGAAAACCGATATTAATGATTATTTCAGTTATCTTGAAAATCTTAAAGATAACGAAGATTATCCGAAGTTCTTTGGTACTCTGGAAGAAATGGATCAGGATGTCAGGAAACAGTATTTTCAAAGCTCTTCAGATGATTTCAGAACGTTTTTGGAAAGTTATAAAGGATCTTCTGTCGCCGAAGAGTATAGAAACTTATCCCAGAGAATTCAAATGGAAAAATATTCCCCTTTGAAATCCCGTGAAGGAATAGAGGAACTTTTGAAAGCAGTTGTTAATTTGTATTCACAAATTAGCAAATAA